Proteins encoded by one window of Astatotilapia calliptera chromosome 13, fAstCal1.2, whole genome shotgun sequence:
- the cdk1 gene encoding cyclin-dependent kinase 1, protein MEDYLKIEKIGEGTYGVVYKGKHKATGQIVAMKKIRLESEEEGVPSTAVREVSLLQELKHPNVVRLLDVLMQESRLYLIFEFLSMDLKKYLDSIPSGQYMDSMLVKSYLYQILEGIYFCHCRRVLHRDLKPQNLLIDNKGVIKLADFGLARAFGVPVRVYTHEVVTLWYRAPEVLLGSPRYSTPVDVWSTGTIFAELATKKPLFHGDSEIDQLFRIFRTLGTPNNDVWPDVESLPDYKNTFPKWKSGNLSSMVKNLDKNGLDLLAKMLTYNPPKRLSAREAMTHPYFDDLDKSTLPAANINKI, encoded by the exons ATGGAAGACTACCTGAAAATAGAGAAAATCGGAGAAG GTACATATGGGGTTGTGTATAAAGGTAAGCACAAGGCAACGGGGCAAATTGTGGCTATGAAGAAGATCCGACTGGAGAGTGAGGAGGAGGGCGTTCCCAGCACGGCTGTCAGAGAGGTTTCTCTGCTCCAGGAGCTGAAACATCCCAATGTTGTACG ACTCCTAGATGTCCTAATGCAAGAATCTCGTCTCTACCTCATCTTCGAGTTCCTGTCCATGGACCTGAAGAAATACTTGGACTCCATCCCCTCTGGCCAGTACATGGACTCTATGTTGGTCAAG AGCTACCTTTACCAGATATTGGAGGGCATCTACTTCTGTCACTGTCGCCGAGTGCTCCATCGTGACCTGAAACCACAGAATCTGCTGATTGACAACAAGGGCGTTATCAAACTGGCAGACTTTGGTTTGGCTAGAGCCTTTGGTGTTCCTGTCAGGGTCTACACCCATGAG GTTGTCACTCTTTGGTACCGGGCCCCAGAGGTCCTGCTGGGCTCACCCCGATACTCCACCCCCGTTGATGTTTGGAGCACTGGGACAATCTTTGCAGAACTTGCTACTAAGAAGCCTCTGTTTCATGGAGACTCTGAGATAGACCAGCTCTTCAGGATCTTCAG GACGCTGGGAACCCCAAACAATGATGTGTGGCCTGATGTCGAGAGTCTGCCAGACTACAAAAACACTTTTCCCAAATGGAAATCTGGCAACCTCTCGTCCATGGTGAAAAACCTGGATAAGAATGGCCTGGACCTACTGGCG AAAATGCTGACCTACAACCCCCCCAAACGGCTCTCTGCCCGTGAGGCCATGACGCACCCTTACTTTGACGACTTGGACAAATCCACCCTGCCAGCTGCCAACATCAACAAAATCTGA